Proteins from a genomic interval of Nymphaea colorata isolate Beijing-Zhang1983 unplaced genomic scaffold, ASM883128v2 scaffold0704, whole genome shotgun sequence:
- the LOC126409664 gene encoding cytochrome b6-f complex subunit 4, whose translation MSGSFGGWIHKNSPIPITKKPDLNDPVLRAKLAKGMGHNYYGEPAWPNDLLYIFPVVILGTIACNVGLAVLEPSMIGEPADPFATPLEILPEWYFFPVFQILRTVPNKLLGVLLMVSVPAGLLTVPFLENVNKFQNPFRRPVATTVFLIGTAVALWLGIGATLPIDKSLTLGLFQIKIDLEILR comes from the coding sequence ATGTCCGGTTCTTTCGGGGGATGGATCCATAAGAATTCACCTATCCCAATAACAAAGAAACCCGACTTGAATGATCCTGTATTAAGAGCAAAATTGGCTAAGGGGATGGGACATAATTATTATGGGGAACCGGCATGGCCTaatgatcttttatatatttttcccgTAGTAATTCTAGGTACTATTGCATGTAACGTAGGTCTAGCGGTTCTAGAGCCATCAATGATTGGTGAACCGGCAGATCCATTTGCAACTCCTTTGGAAATATTACCCGAATGGTACTTCTTTCCCGTATTTCAAATACTCCGTACAGTACCCAATAAGTTATTGGGTGTTCTTTTAATGGTTTCGGTACCAGCGGGATTATTGACAGTACCCTTTTTGGAAAATGTTAATAAATTCCAAAATCCATTCCGTCGCCCAGTAGCTACAACAGTCTTTTTGATTGGTACGGCAGTAGCCCTTTGGTTAGGTATTGGAGCAACATTACCTATTGATAAGTCTCTAACTTTAggtctttttcaaattaaaatagatCTTGAAATACTAAGGTAA
- the LOC126409663 gene encoding DNA-directed RNA polymerase subunit alpha-like, with product MVREEVPVSTRTLQWKCVESRADSKRLYYGRFVLSPLMKGQADTIGIAMRRALLGELEGTCITRAKSDKVPHEYSTIVGIEESVHEILMNLKKIVFRSDLYGTLDASIYVRGPRHVTAQDIISPPSVEIVDTTQHIAVLTEPVDLCIELKIERGRGYCTRTPNNYQDGSYPIDAVSMPVRNANHSIHSYGNGNEKQEILFLEIWTNGSLTPKEALYEASRNLIDLFIPFLHAEEQDINRNMEDNQKRASVPFFTFDDGLDNMKREIILKRIFIDQLELPPRTYNCLKRSNIHTLLDLLSKSQEDLMRIEHFRVEDVKQIFDILQKGFTIDLLKNSTQFESR from the coding sequence ATGGTTCGGGAGGAAGTACCAGTATCCACTCGGACGCTACAGTGGAAGTGTGTTGAATCAAGAGCAGACAGCAAACGCCTTTATTATGGTCGTTTCGTTTTATCCCCACTTATGAAGGGTCAAGCCGATACAATCGGTATCGCGATGCGAAGGGCTTTACTTGGAGAACTAGAAGGAACATGTATTACGCGCGCAAAATCTGATAAGGTACCACATGAATATTCTACGATAGTAGGTATTGAAGAATCAGTCCAtgaaattttaatgaatttgaaaaaaattgtatttagaaGTGATCTGTACGGAACTCTCGACGCATCTATCTATGTCAGGGGCCCTAGACACGTAACTGCTCAAGATATCATCTCACCACCTTCTGTAGAAATAGTTGATACTACACAGCATATAGCTGTCCTAACGGAACCGGTTGATTTGTGcattgaattaaaaattgagaGGGGTCGTGGATATTGTACGAGAACCCCAAATAACTATCAAGACGGAAGCTATCCTATAGATGCTGTATCCATGCCTGTTCGAAATGCGAATCATAGTATTCATTCTTATGGGAATGGGAATGAGAAACAAGAgatactttttcttgaaatatggACGAATGGAAGTTTAACTCCTAAGGAAGCGCTTTATGAAGCTTCTCGTAATTTGATCgatttatttattccttttttacaTGCGGAGGAACAGGACATAAATAGAAATATGGAGGACAATCAAAAAAGGGCTAGTGTGCCCTTTTTTACCTTTGATGATGGATTGGAtaatatgaaaagagaaatcatattgAAACGTATTTTTATTGATCAATTAGAATTGCCTCCTAGGACTTATAACTGTCTCAAAAGGTCTAATATACATACATTGCTGGACCTTTTGagtaaaagtcaagaagatCTTATGAGAATTGAGCATTTTCGCGTAGAAGACGTAAAACAAATATTCGACATTCTACAGAAGGGTTTCACAATCGACTTGCTTAAAAATTCAACTCAGTTTGAATCccgttga